One window from the genome of Saccharomyces mikatae IFO 1815 strain IFO1815 genome assembly, chromosome: 2 encodes:
- the FUI1 gene encoding uridine permease (similar to Saccharomyces cerevisiae FUI1 (YBL042C); ancestral locus Anc_7.481), protein MSLSDSELDASSRTMKNVTLVTDDNKQTTKEFELEGTVKTLSKNDAYIIEKKETDSENNVSIVQDGEKASWFQKIIEFLEVKYDSTDSVNHKPKKSIRTLKELRESLRTTYLYNTDLRPVEAKRRTWTWKQYIFFWISGSFNVNTWQISATGLQLGLNWWQTWICIWVGYTFVAFFLILGSKVGNNYHISFPISSRVSFGIYFSIWIVINRVVMACVWNSTLAYIGSQCVQLMLKSIFGTDLNIRIKDTIKNPNLTNFEFMCFMVFWVACLPFLWFPPDKLRHIFAFKSAITPFAAFGFLIWTLGKAKGRLALGSLNDNSGTINRSVLAWSVIRAIMSALDNFSTLILNAPDFTRFGKTYRSSVYSQLVALPVCYAIISLIGILSVSAAYTLYGINYWSPLDILDRYLDNYTSGNRAGVFLISFIFAFDQLGANLSGNSIPAGTDMTALLPKFINIRRGSYICALVSLAICPWDLLSSSSKFTTALSAYAVFLSAIAGVISADYFIVRKGYVNIFHCYTNKPGSYYMYNKYGTNWRAVVAYIFGIAPNFAGFLGSVGLSVPIGAMKVYYLNYFVGYLIAALCYCILVYFYPIKGVPGDAKITDCKWLEEWIEVEEFGTEREAFEEYGGVSTGFEKVRYV, encoded by the coding sequence ATGTCTTTATCTGATTCTGAACTCGATGCCTCTTCGAGGACAATGAAGAATGTCACCTTAGTCACAGATGACAACAAGCAAACCACAAAAGAATTCGAATTGGAGGGTACGGTAAAAACTCTTTCTAAAAATGATGCTTACAtcatagaaaaaaaagagaccGATTCAGAAAATAATGTAAGCATTGTGCAAGATGGTGAAAAGGCGTCCTGGTTTCAGAAGATCATAGAGTTTTTAGAAGTCAAGTATGATTCTACCGATTCAGTTAATCATAAGCCCAAAAAATCGATAAGGACGCTAAAGGAATTACGGGAGTCCCTACGTACCACTTACTTGTACAACACAGATCTACGGCCTGTGGAAGCTAAAAGAAGAACGTGGACATGGAAGcagtatattttcttttggatttCCGGGTCATTCAATGTTAACACATGGCAAATATCAGCCACTGGTCTACAGCTAGGGCTTAACTGGTGGCAGACTTGGATCTGTATATGGGTTGGATACACTTTTGttgcatttttcttgatattgGGCTCCAAAGTCGGAAACAATTACCATATCTCCTTCCCCATCTCGTCAAGAGTGTCATTTGGTATCTATTTCTCCATCTGGATAGTAATCAATCGTGTAGTCATGGCATGTGTCTGGAATTCGACGTTAGCGTATATCGGTAGTCAGTGTGTCCAATTGATGCTAAAGTCCATCTTTGGCACTGATTTAAACATAAGAATCAAAGACACCATAAAGAACCCTAATCTGACGAATTTCGAGTTTATGTGCTTCATGGTATTCTGGGTTGCGTGTTTGCCGTTTCTATGGTTCCCACCGGATAAACTGCGTCATATCTTCGCATTTAAATCTGCCATCACCCCATTTGCAGCATTCGGATTTTTAATCTGGACACTTGGCAAGGCCAAAGGCCGTTTAGCGTTGGGTTCATTGAATGATAATAGTGGCACCATCAATAGGTCCGTCTTGGCATGGTCTGTGATTAGAGCCATTATGAGCGCCCTAGATAATTTTTCCACTTTGATCCTAAACGCTCCTGATTTCACCAGATTCGGCAAAACCTACAGGTCATCTGTTTATTCGCAGTTAGTTGCTCTACCTGTCTGCTATGCAATTATTTCCTTAATTGGTATACTGTCCGTCTCTGCAGCTTATACTTTATACGGCATCAACTATTGGAGTCCCCTAGACATATTGGACAGATACCTGGACAACTACACTTCAGGGAACAGAGCAGGTGTGTTCCTAATCTCGTTCATTTTTGCATTTGACCAGTTAGGTGCTAACTTGTCCGGTAACTCTATTCCTGCAGGTACTGATATGACTGCATTATTGCCCAAGTTCATTAACATTAGACGTGGTTCTTATATTTGTGCTCTAGTATCGTTAGCGATTTGTCCCTGGGATTTattgtcatcatcatcgaaGTTTACCACGGCATTATCAGCATACGCGGTTTTCTTGAGTGCTATTGCAGGCGTTATTTCAGCCGATTACTTTATTGTCAGAAAAGGTTACgttaatattttccattGCTACACCAATAAACCAGGATCTTACTACATGTACAATAAATATGGTACAAATTGGAGAGCAGTGGTAGCGTATATTTTTGGAATTGCCCCCAATTTTGCAGGATTCTTGGGTTCGGTGGGGCTTTCCGTGCCAATTGGTGCTATGAAAGTCTACTATTTGAACTATTTTGTGGGTTACCTTATTGCAGCATTATGTTACTGCATTCTAGTATATTTCTACCCGATTAAAGGTGTTCCAGGAGATGCTAAAATAACTGACTGCAAGTGGCTTGAAGAATGGATCGAAGTCGAAGAATTTGGGACGGAAAGAGAAGCATTCGAAGAATATGGTGGTGTTTCCACTGGCTTTGAAAAGGTACGATATGTTTAA
- the PSY4 gene encoding Psy4p (similar to Saccharomyces cerevisiae PSY4 (YBL046W); ancestral locus Anc_7.485), translating into MSSTMLDDVDNNMMGIKSINLFELLSDVVKEGDKTRLVMAGPEQVLPDLIRHITDTIPFDLFMNLKHEMNDAKDLVTRLNCLGKFLDDNFLQKHIFPFTILRICELCYDPFKYYKINELEKFVNALEKCCLVTSSWQELERTDFMNGEDSKENDIHMIKNQEDVSLMKISWMTEDSTNELAPFIKEIDSIMNVNLGYEDEDDEDEDSGDGEEEGFFNDDEDGELDNKGKCNVLLKDENFIVEEYYEDDGDTNNADTDKKRQNKGNSTAKDNCDDDDGEGDDDDDDDDDDDYREDGAVEDDEDDDHMGSTDDDEDDEEDRRVAGNAKVRKCDNKNETPRKRKPTDLDNFEYDESPSFTDMDLTTPKKYKHNTTGRFSIIESPSSSLLNSVDGNHEMSSSQEEEKEDLHGNSEGRSEGLLQDDKLVSPSISSSQEDKMVAIAGITYHDNNGSPLGKKSR; encoded by the coding sequence ATGAGCTCAACGATGTTGGATGATGTAGATAATAATATGATGGGCATCAAGTCTATCAATCTATTCGAACTATTGAGTGATGTGGTGAAAGAGGGTGATAAGACGCGATTAGTGATGGCGGGCCCCGAGCAAGTCTTGCCCGATCTAATTCGGCATATTACTGATACAATACCGTTTGATCTATTTATGAATCTCAAGCATGAAATGAATGATGCGAAAGACCTCGTTACTAGACTGAATTGCCTGGGTAAGTTTCTGgatgataattttttacAGAAACATATATTCCCATTCACAATACTTCGGATATGCGAACTATGCTATGATCCGTTTAAATATTATAAGATCAATGAGttagaaaaatttgtaaACGCGTTGGAAAAATGTTGCTTGGTAACTAGCAGTTGGCAGGAACTCGAAAGAACGGATTTTATGAATGGAGAGGATAGCAAGGAGAATGATATCCATATGATCAAGAATCAAGAAGACGTTTCGCTTATGAAAATATCATGGATGACTGAGGACAGCACCAACGAGCTTGCTCCttttataaaagaaattgattcTATAATGAATGTCAATTTGGGGTACgaagatgaggatgatgaggatgaagacAGTGGTGATGGAGAAGAGGAAGGTTTTTTtaatgacgatgaagacGGGGAACTGGATAATAAGGGCAAGTGTAATGTCTTGTTGAAGgatgaaaatttcattgTGGAAGAATACTATGAAGACGATGGCGACACAAACAATGCTGATACTGATAAGAAGAGGCAAAATAAAGGTAATTCTACTGCCAAGGATAActgtgatgatgatgatggagaaggtgatgatgatgatgatgacgatgatgacgatgattATCGCGAAGATGGCGCagttgaagatgatgaagatgatgatcACATGGGGAGCACGGACGATGACgaagacgatgaagaagatagaCGTGTGGCTGGGAATGCCAAGGTGCGAAAATGCGACAATAAGAATGAAACTCCAAGGAAGAGAAAACCTACAGATTTGGATAACTTTGAGTACGACGAGTCACCCTCGTTCACAGATATGGATCTCACGACACCAAAGAAATACAAACATAACACAACGGGCAGGTTCTCTATAATAGAATCGCCATCTTCTTCGCTCCTCAATAGTGTGGATGGAAATCACGAGATGTCATCGAGCCAAGAGGAGGAAAAAGAGGACCTTCACGGAAATAGTGAGGGGCGGAGTGAGGGACTGTTACAAGACGACAAATTGGTAAGTCCGTCAATAAGCTCTTCACAAGAGGATAAAATGGTTGCGATTGCTGGTATTACCTACCATGATAATAACGGAAGCCCGCTGGGCAAAAAGTCGAGGTGA
- the MRPL16 gene encoding mitochondrial 54S ribosomal protein uL16m (similar to Saccharomyces cerevisiae MRPL16 (YBL038W); ancestral locus Anc_3.327), producing the protein MLPHLMKMNLSVKMGGLTLKGSPNTFLKVNPITKRFKHEYAPRFKIVQKKQKGRVPVRTGGSIKGSTLQFGKYGLRLKSEGIRISAQQLKEADNAIMRYVRPLVNGHLWRRLCTNVAVCIKGNETRMGKGKGGFDHWMVRVPTGKVLFEINGDDLHEKVAREAFRKAGTKLPGVYEFVSLDSLVRVGLHSFKDPKDDPVKNFYDERVKKPSKKYLNVLKSQEAQYKLFRGR; encoded by the coding sequence ATGCTCCCCCatttaatgaaaatgaatttaTCTGTGAAGATGGGAGGATTAACTCTCAAGGGTTCGCCAAACACTTTTTTAAAGGTTAACCCAATCACCAAGAGGTTCAAGCATGAATATGCACCACGGTTCAAGATTGTacagaagaaacaaaaaggTAGAGTGCCCGTTCGTACAGGTGGTTCAATCAAAGGATCCACTTTGCAGTTTGGTAAATATGGGTTACGACTAAAAAGTGAGGGTATTAGGATATCTGCGCAACAACTTAAAGAAGCAGATAACGCTATTATGAGATACGTCAGACCTCTGGTCAATGGTCATTTATGGAGACGTTTGTGTACAAACGTTGCTGTATGTATCAAGGGTAACGAAACAAGAATGGGTAAAGGTAAAGGTGGATTTGACCACTGGATGGTGAGAGTACCCACAGGAAAGgttctttttgaaataaatgGTGATGATTTGCATGAAAAAGTGGCACGTGAGGCCTTTAGAAAAGCAGGAACCAAATTACCTGGAGTATATGAATTCGTATCATTGGATTCTCTGGTTAGAGTCGGACTGCATAGTTTCAAGGATCCCAAGGATGATCCTGTGAAGAATTTTTACGATGAGAGAGTAAAGAAACcgtcaaagaaatatttgaatGTTCTGAAATCTCAGGAAGCACAGTATAAACTCTTTAGAGGCCGTTGA
- the PRE7 gene encoding proteasome core particle subunit beta 6 (similar to Saccharomyces cerevisiae PRE7 (YBL041W); ancestral locus Anc_7.480): MTTIASEYSSEASNTPIEHQFNPYGDNGGTILGIAGEDFAVLAGDTRNITDYSINSRYEPKVFDCGDNIVMSANGFAADGDALVKRFKNSVKWYHFDHNDKKLSLNSAARNIQHLLYGKRFFPYYVHTIIAGLDENGKGAVYSFDPVGSYEREQCRAGGAAASLIMPFLDNQVNFKNQYEPGTNGKVKKPLKYLSVEEVIKLVRDSFTSATERHIQVGDGLEILIVTKDGVRKEFYELKRD, translated from the coding sequence atGACCACTATTGCGTCAGAATACTCTTCGGAGGCATCCAATACACCCATTGAACATCAATTCAACCCTTATGGCGATAATGGTGGTACGATATTAGGTATTGCGGGTGAAGATTTTGCAGTGTTGGCGGGTGATACGAGAAATATCACGGATTACTCAATTAATTCTCGTTACGAGCCCAAGGTTTTTGACTGTGGTGATAACATAGTTATGTCAGCGAACGGGTTTGCTGCTGACGGTGACGCCTTAGTgaaaagattcaaaaatagtGTAAAATGGTATCATTTCGATCACAATGACAAGAAATTATCGCTAAACTCAGCAGCCAGGAACATTCAACATCTTCTGTATGGGAAACGGTTCTTCCCTTACTACGTCCATACCATCATTGCGGGCCTTGACGAAAATGGTAAAGGTGCTGTGTATTCGTTCGACCCGGTTGGCTCCTATGAAAGAGAACAGTGCAGAGCAGGTGGAGCAGCAGCATCACTGATCATGCCATTTTTGGACAATCAAGTCAACTTTAAAAACCAATATGAGCCAGGCACAAACGGTAAGGTCAAAAAGCCCTTGAAATATTTGTCTGTGGAAGAAGTTATCAAACTGGTGAGAGATTCGTTCACTTCTGCTACAGAAAGACATATTCAAGTGGGTGATGGACTGGAAATTCTTATCGTGACCAAGGATGGTGTAAGGAAAGAATTTTACGAGCTAAAAAGAGATTAA
- the ERD2 gene encoding Erd2p (similar to Saccharomyces cerevisiae ERD2 (YBL040C); ancestral locus Anc_7.479) — translation MKIFFIVSTAYIVVLLQASKRTNTIAYNEMLMGDTFKIQHLLIWSALMSLFFHHKFSFLELAWSFSVWLESVAILPQLYMLSKGGKTRSLTVHYIFAMGLYRALYIPNWIWRYRTGDKKLDKIAFFAGLMQTLLYSDFFYIYYTKVIRGKGFRLPK, via the coding sequence atgaaaatatttttcatcgTTTCTACTGCTTACATCGTGGTCCTATTACAAGCATCTAAAAGAACCAACACTATCGCATATAATGAAATGCTTATGGGTGATACATTTAAGATCCAGCATTTGCTTATTTGGAGTGCTCTCATgagtctttttttccatcaTAAGTTCTCATTTCTTGAATTAGCATGGAGTTTTTCTGTATGGTTAGAGAGTGTGGCCATCCTGCCTCAGTTATACATGTTATCTAAGGGTGGAAAGACCAGAAGTCTAACTGTTCATTACATTTTTGCCATGGGATTATACAGAGCATTGTACATTCCCAACTGGATTTGGAGATATCGTACCGGAGATAAAAAACTGGACAAGATTGCTTTTTTCGCAGGATTAATGCAAACTTTATTGTACTCTGATTTCTTTTACATCTATTACACTAAAGTTATTAGAGGAAAAGGCTTCAGACTaccaaaatga
- the MIN6 gene encoding Min6p (similar to Saccharomyces cerevisiae YBL039W-B; ancestral locus Anc_7.478) has protein sequence MGFFNDNPVIEFFHRITRKPSTIAMWVFAGLICSSTFYLMFMSSPTIDFNSKNRRKDNK, from the coding sequence ATGGGATTCTTTAACGATAATCCGGTGAtcgaattttttcatagaaTAACAAGAAAACCTAGTACCATTGCGATGTGGGTGTTTGCTGGTTTAATTTGCTCAAGTACATTCTATTTAATGTTCATGTCATCGCCCACAATTGACTTTAACTCAAAGAACAGGAGAAAAGACAATAAATAA
- the ECM13 gene encoding Ecm13p (similar to Saccharomyces cerevisiae ECM13 (YBL043W) and YJR115W; ancestral locus Anc_7.483), with protein MKSTTPSIEDQYVLASMARSKLAKCVSVTTRNKDYNLRVLVGHANLLDKITENVEAHNAAVNSLAGDPFSKGHENLSIEHIELSKVSKGTSCDEESDRKTVCDDYCDYYSSDEDVDADTLSSTDSEDDEDYEDYDLEYDCPCGDYNKNVDTYFSFHTAPNYQYLTHTNSHSEQGSESSESTPRHNVRSTTVLTTREGQGYEGKTHDSTDLNRSMPIFRVLSLRANGQEDGSSASENDSASDAEDGSLSLTRFHSCPITA; from the coding sequence ATGAAATCTACAACCCCATCGATTGAAGATCAGTACGTTTTGGCCAGTATGGCCCGCTCTAAATTGGCAAAATGCGTCAGCGTCACTACTAGAAACAAGGACTACAACCTGAGGGTTTTAGTTGGTCATGCAAACTTGCTCGACAAGATAACAGAAAACGTGGAAGCTCATAATGCAGCAGTGAATTCCCTCGCTGGAGACCCCTTCAGTAAAGGCCATGAGAATTTGTCCATAGAACATATTGAATTGTCCAAAGTAAGTAAGGGTACCAGCTGTGACGAGGAGAGTGACAGAAAGACAGTGTGCGACGATTACTGTGATTATTACTCCAGTGACGAAGATGTAGATGCAGATActctttcttcaactgATAGTGAAGATGACGAGGATTATGAAGACTATGACCTTGAATACGATTGTCCTTGCGGTGACTATAACAAGAACGTCGATACGTACTTTAGTTTTCACACCGCCCCCAATTACCAATATTTGACCCACACAAACTCACATTCTGAGCAAGGTAGTGAATCTTCGGAAAGCACACCGCGTCACAATGTTCGTTCAACTACTGTTTTGACGACGCGGGAAGGCCAGGGATATGAGGGCAAAACACATGATTCTACAGATTTGAATAGGTCAATGCCAATTTTCCGTGTACTGTCACTCCGCGCAAATGGGCAAGAAGATGGCAGTAGTGCTAGCGAAAACGATAGTGCTAGCGATGCCGAGGATGGATCCTTATCATTAACCAGATTCCATTCTTGTCCAATAACAGCATAA
- the COR1 gene encoding ubiquinol--cytochrome-c reductase subunit COR1 (similar to Saccharomyces cerevisiae COR1 (YBL045C); ancestral locus Anc_7.484), translating to MLRTVTSKTVSNQFKRALATAATAPKAEVTQLSNGVIVATEHNPSANSASIGVVFGSGAANENPYNNGVSNLWKNIFLSKENSAVAAKEGLALSSTVSRDFQSYIVSSLPDSAAKSLEFLNQSLLQQKANLLSSSNFEATKKSVLKQVQDFEEKDHPNRVLEHLHSTAFQNTPLSLPTRGTLESLENLVVADLESFAHNHFLNSNAVIVGTGNIKHEDLVNSIESKNLSLQTGTKPVLKKKAAFLGSEVRLRDDTLPKAWISLAVEGEPVNSPHYFVAKLAAKIFGSYNAFEPASRLQGVKLLDNIQEYQLCDSFNHFSLSYKESGLWGFSTATRNVTMIDDLIHFTLKQWNRLTISVTDTEVERAKSLLKLQLGQLYESGNPVNDANLLGAEVLVKGSKLSLNEAFKKIDAVTVKDVKSWAGKRLWDQDIAIAGTGQIEGLLDYMRIRSDMSMMRW from the coding sequence atgctaAGAACAGTGACTTCAAAAACTGTATCTAACCAGTTCAAGAGGGCTTTGGCCACAGCTGCAACAGCCCCAAAGGCCGAAGTGACTCAATTGTCCAACGGTGTGATCGTAGCCACTGAGCATAACCCTTCAGCCAACTCCGCTTCTATAGGTGTAGTCTTCGGTTCTGGTGCTGCTAACGAAAACCCTTATAACAATGGGGTTTCGAATTTATGGAAGAACATCTTTCTATCCAAAGAGAACTCAGCAGTAGCTGCCAAGGAAGGTTTGGCATTGTCCTCCACTGTCTCCAGAGATTTCCAATCTTATATTGTGTCCTCTTTGCCAGATTCTGCTGCCAAATCACTGGAATTTCTGAACCAGTCTTTACTTCAACAAAAGGCTAATTTgttatcttcttctaattTTGAGGCTACCAAGAAATCTGTTTTAAAGCAAGTCCAAGATTTCGAAGAGAAGGATCATCCTAACAGAGTATTGGAACATTTGCACTCCACTGCTTTCCAAAACACCCCATTATCTTTACCAACTAGAGGTACGCTGGAGTCACTAGAGAACTTGGTTGTTGCTGATCTGGAATCGTTTGCTCACAACCATTTCTTGAATTCAAACGCTGTGATTGTTGGTACCGGTAATATCAAACACGAGGATTTAGTGAATTCCATCGAATCCAAAAACTTAAGTTTGCAAACCGGTACCAAGCCAGTACTCAAGAAAAAGGCAGCCTTCTTGGGTTCAGAAGTTAGATTGAGAGACGACACTTTACCAAAGGCATGGATCTCTTTGGCTGTAGAAGGTGAACCCGTCAATTCTCCACACTACTTTGTTGCTAAATTAGCCGCTAAAATTTTCGGCTCTTATAACGCTTTTGAACCCGCTTCTAGATTACAGGGTGTCAAATTGTTAGATAACATACAGGAATACCAATTATGCGACTCTTTCAATCATTTCTCACTTTCTTACAAAGAATCCGGTTTGTGGGGATTTTCTACCGCCACTAGAAATGTTACTATGATTGATGACCTCATCCACTTCACTTTGAAACAATGGAATAGATTGACCATTTCTGTCACTGACACCGAAGTTGAACGTGCTAAATCCCTCTTGAAATTACAGCTGGGACAATTATACGAATCAGGCAACCCAGTCAATGACGCTAACTTGTTAGGAGCCGAAGTCCTAGTCAAGGGCTCCAAATTATCTCTAAATGAggctttcaagaaaattgatgCCGTCACCGTTAAAGATGTCAAGTCTTGGGCTGGTAAGAGACTATGGGACCAAGATATTGCTATTGCTGGTACCGGCCAAATTGAAGGGTTATTAGACTACATGAGAATCAGAAGCGACATGTCCATGATGAGATGGTAA
- the URA7 gene encoding CTP synthase URA7 (similar to Saccharomyces cerevisiae URA7 (YBL039C) and URA8 (YJR103W); ancestral locus Anc_7.476): MKYVVVSGGVISGIGKGVLASSTGMLMKTLGLKVTSIKIDPYMNIDAGTMSPLEHGECFVLDDGGETDLDLGNYERYLGVTLTKDHNITTGKIYSHVIAKERKGDYLGKTVQIVPHLTNAIQDWIERVAKIPVDDTGLEPDVCIIELGGTVGDIESAPFVEALRQFQFKVGKENFALIHVSLVPVIHGEQKTKPTQAAIKGLRSLGLVPDMIACRCSETLDKPTIDKIAMFCHVGPEQVVNVHDVNSTYHVPLLLLEQKMIDYLHARLKLEEISLTEEERERGLELLSKWKATTGNFDESLETVKIALVGKYTNLKDSYLSVIKALEHSSMKCRRKLEIKWVEATDLEPETQESNKTKFHEAWNMVSTADGILIPGGFGIRGTEGMILAARWARENHIPFLGVCLGLQIATIEFTRSVLGKKDSHSAEFYPDIDEKNHVVVFMPEIDKETMGGSMRLGLRPTYFQNDTEWSQIKKLYGDASEVHERHRHRYEINPNLVDELEGNGLIFVGKDDTGKRCEILELKNHPYYIATQYHPEYTSKVLDPSKPFLGLVAASAGILQDVIDGKYNLEASENKFNF; the protein is encoded by the coding sequence atgaagtaCGTTGTTGTTTCAGGTGGTGTCATTTCAGGTATTGGTAAAGGTGTTCTTGCATCTTCAACCGGTATGTTAATGAAAACCCTCGGCTTAAAAGTCACTTCCATTAAAATTGACCCTTATATGAACATCGATGCAGGTACTATGTCACCTTTGGAACATGGTGAATGTTTCGTGCTAGATGATGGTGGTGAAACAGATCTAGACTTGGGTAATTATGAAAGATACCTTGGTGTTACGTTGACAAAAGATCATAACATTACCACTGGTAAGATATACTCACATGTTATTGCTAAGGAAAGGAAAGGTGATTACTTGGGTAAGACCGTGCAAATCGTCCCTCATTTAACCAATGCTATCCAAGATTGGATTGAGCGTGTTGCCAAGATTCCCGTAGACGACACTGGGTTGGAACCTGATGTTTGTATTATTGAATTGGGTGGTACTGTTGGTGATATCGAAAGTGCTCCTTTTGTGGAAGCACTAAGACAATTTCAATTCAAAGTCGGCAAGGAAAACTTTGCATTGATTCACGTCTCTTTGGTACCTGTCATTCATGGCGAACAAAAGACTAAGCCAACTCAAGCTGCTATTAAAGGTTTGAGGTCTCTTGGTCTAGTTCCAGATATGATCGCCTGTAGATGTAGTGAAACTCTGGATAAGCCAACAATCGATAAGATTGCCATGTTTTGTCACGTGGGGCCTGAACAAGTGGTCAACGTTCATGATGTTAACTCTACTTATCATGTTCCATTGTTGTtacttgaacaaaaaatgattgaCTATTTACACGCCAGATTAAAGTTAGAGGAAATATCACtaactgaagaagaaagagaaagaggtTTGGAACTATTGTCTAAATGGAAAGCTACAACAGGTAACTTCGATGAATCCCTGGAAACTGTTAAAATTGCTTTGGTTGGGAAATACACtaatttgaaagattccTATTTGTCGGTTATAAAAGCTTTGGAACATTCATCCATGAAGTGTCGTCGTAAATTAGAGATTAAATGGGTGGAAGCTACTGATTTGGAACCCGAAACCCAAGAGAGCAACAAAACTAAATTTCATGAAGCCTGGAACATGGTTAGTACTGCGGACGGTATTTTGATTCCCGGTGGTTTTGGGATTAGAGGTACCGAAGGTATGATTTTAGCTGCTAGATGGGCTCGTGAAAACCACATCCCATTCTTAGGTGTTTGTTTAGGTTTGCAAATTGCTACCATTGAATTCACGCGCAGTGTCCTTGGAAAAAAGGACAGTCATTCAGCAGAATTTTATCCAGATATTGATGAGAAGAATCACGTTGTAGTCTTCATGCCTGAAATTGACAAGGAAACCATGGGTGGCTCGATGAGACTTGGTTTAAGACCAACATATTTCCAAAACGACACTGAATGGAgtcaaatcaaaaaattatacGGTGATGCCTCCGAAGTCCACGAAAGACATCGTCATCGTTACGAAATTAATCCAAATCTTGTTGACGAATTGGAAGGTAATGGGTTGATCTTTGTAGGTAAAGATGACACTGGGAAGCGTTGTGAAATTTTGGAACTAAAGAATCATCCATACTACATTGCAACTCAATATCATCCGGAATACACATCAAAGGTCTTGGATCCATCCAAACCCTTTTTGGGTTTGGTTGCTGCTTCTGCTGGAATCCTTCAAGATGTTATTGATGGTAAATACAATCTCGAAGCCAGCGAAAACAAATTTAACTTTTAA